A region from the Oncorhynchus keta strain PuntledgeMale-10-30-2019 chromosome 5, Oket_V2, whole genome shotgun sequence genome encodes:
- the LOC118380542 gene encoding thioredoxin, mitochondrial-like isoform X4, protein MAHRLLVRRIWTLSVKDLRCLPASTSSFSTSLRSSTTPLSLLYPKRTLPRSLPHTSRREVSFNVQDHEDFTERVINSALPVLIDFHAHGGADSWAFQNRWCGPCKILGPRLEKAVAKQKGKVAMAKVDIDDHTDLAIEYGVSAVPTVIAMRGGDVIDQFVGIKDDEALDSFVSKLVGQ, encoded by the exons ATGGCTCACCGGCTGCTAGTCCGTAGAATTTGGACCCTCTCAGTAAAAGACCTTCGCTGTCTCCCggcctccacctcctccttctctacctctctgcgTTCATCCactacccctctatccctcctttaCCCCAAACGCACTCTGCCCCGCTCCCTGCCCCACACTTCCCGCAGAGAGGTCTCCTTCAATGTGCAGGACCATGAGGACTTCACAGAGAGAGTCATCAACAGTGCGCTGCCTGTGCTTATTGACTTCCATGCCCA TGGTGGTGCAGATTcttgggcctttcagaacag GTGGTGTGGTCCCTGCAAGATACTGGGGCCAAGATTAGAGAAAGCTGTCGCCAAACAGAAAGGCAAAGTTGCCATGGCAAAGGTCGACATAGACGATCACACAGACTTGGCCATTGAATATGGG GTATCGGCGGTCCCCACGGTAATCGCCATGCGAGGAGGTGATGTCATCGACCAGTTTGTGGGAATCAAAGATGATGAGGCGCTAGACTCGTTTGTCAGCAAGCTTGTTGGACAATGA
- the LOC118380542 gene encoding thioredoxin, mitochondrial-like isoform X3: MGAKHDAVLLDGQATKITKLFVVVYCLPPSAVMAHRLLVRRIWTLSVKDLRCLPASTSSFSTSLRSSTTPLSLLYPKRTLPRSLPHTSRREVSFNVQDHEDFTERVINSALPVLIDFHAHGGADSWAFQNRWCGPCKILGPRLEKAVAKQKGKVAMAKVDIDDHTDLAIEYGVSAVPTVIAMRGGDVIDQFVGIKDDEALDSFVSKLVGQ; encoded by the exons ATGGGTGCGAAACACGACGCCGTTCTATTGGATGGTCAAGCCACAAAAATAACTAAACTCTTTGTGGTGGTTTATTGCCTCCCCCCATCAGCAGTT ATGGCTCACCGGCTGCTAGTCCGTAGAATTTGGACCCTCTCAGTAAAAGACCTTCGCTGTCTCCCggcctccacctcctccttctctacctctctgcgTTCATCCactacccctctatccctcctttaCCCCAAACGCACTCTGCCCCGCTCCCTGCCCCACACTTCCCGCAGAGAGGTCTCCTTCAATGTGCAGGACCATGAGGACTTCACAGAGAGAGTCATCAACAGTGCGCTGCCTGTGCTTATTGACTTCCATGCCCA TGGTGGTGCAGATTcttgggcctttcagaacag GTGGTGTGGTCCCTGCAAGATACTGGGGCCAAGATTAGAGAAAGCTGTCGCCAAACAGAAAGGCAAAGTTGCCATGGCAAAGGTCGACATAGACGATCACACAGACTTGGCCATTGAATATGGG GTATCGGCGGTCCCCACGGTAATCGCCATGCGAGGAGGTGATGTCATCGACCAGTTTGTGGGAATCAAAGATGATGAGGCGCTAGACTCGTTTGTCAGCAAGCTTGTTGGACAATGA
- the LOC118380542 gene encoding thioredoxin, mitochondrial-like isoform X1: MWAFYNGRTQARGKREGREAKSHGGYSKKKLNPMAHRLLVRRIWTLSVKDLRCLPASTSSFSTSLRSSTTPLSLLYPKRTLPRSLPHTSRREVSFNVQDHEDFTERVINSALPVLIDFHAHGGADSWAFQNRWCGPCKILGPRLEKAVAKQKGKVAMAKVDIDDHTDLAIEYGVSAVPTVIAMRGGDVIDQFVGIKDDEALDSFVSKLVGQ; encoded by the exons ATGTGGGCGTTTTATAATGGGAGAACACAGGCGcgtggaaagagagaaggaagagaggcaAAGTCACACGGAGGTTATTCGAAGAAAAAGCTAAACCCA ATGGCTCACCGGCTGCTAGTCCGTAGAATTTGGACCCTCTCAGTAAAAGACCTTCGCTGTCTCCCggcctccacctcctccttctctacctctctgcgTTCATCCactacccctctatccctcctttaCCCCAAACGCACTCTGCCCCGCTCCCTGCCCCACACTTCCCGCAGAGAGGTCTCCTTCAATGTGCAGGACCATGAGGACTTCACAGAGAGAGTCATCAACAGTGCGCTGCCTGTGCTTATTGACTTCCATGCCCA TGGTGGTGCAGATTcttgggcctttcagaacag GTGGTGTGGTCCCTGCAAGATACTGGGGCCAAGATTAGAGAAAGCTGTCGCCAAACAGAAAGGCAAAGTTGCCATGGCAAAGGTCGACATAGACGATCACACAGACTTGGCCATTGAATATGGG GTATCGGCGGTCCCCACGGTAATCGCCATGCGAGGAGGTGATGTCATCGACCAGTTTGTGGGAATCAAAGATGATGAGGCGCTAGACTCGTTTGTCAGCAAGCTTGTTGGACAATGA
- the LOC118380542 gene encoding thioredoxin, mitochondrial-like isoform X2, whose product MGEHRRVEREKEERQSHTEMAHRLLVRRIWTLSVKDLRCLPASTSSFSTSLRSSTTPLSLLYPKRTLPRSLPHTSRREVSFNVQDHEDFTERVINSALPVLIDFHAQWCGPCKILGPRLEKAVAKQKGKVAMAKVDIDDHTDLAIEYGVSAVPTVIAMRGGDVIDQFVGIKDDEALDSFVSKLVGQ is encoded by the exons ATGGGAGAACACAGGCGcgtggaaagagagaaggaagagaggcaAAGTCACACGGAG ATGGCTCACCGGCTGCTAGTCCGTAGAATTTGGACCCTCTCAGTAAAAGACCTTCGCTGTCTCCCggcctccacctcctccttctctacctctctgcgTTCATCCactacccctctatccctcctttaCCCCAAACGCACTCTGCCCCGCTCCCTGCCCCACACTTCCCGCAGAGAGGTCTCCTTCAATGTGCAGGACCATGAGGACTTCACAGAGAGAGTCATCAACAGTGCGCTGCCTGTGCTTATTGACTTCCATGCCCA GTGGTGTGGTCCCTGCAAGATACTGGGGCCAAGATTAGAGAAAGCTGTCGCCAAACAGAAAGGCAAAGTTGCCATGGCAAAGGTCGACATAGACGATCACACAGACTTGGCCATTGAATATGGG GTATCGGCGGTCCCCACGGTAATCGCCATGCGAGGAGGTGATGTCATCGACCAGTTTGTGGGAATCAAAGATGATGAGGCGCTAGACTCGTTTGTCAGCAAGCTTGTTGGACAATGA